In the genome of Caldibacillus debilis DSM 16016, the window ATCCCCAAGAACAAGGATATGGAGTAAAGTACACATCTGATTTAGTATACTTCTTTATAGGCAAGCCAAAACCGGATATATGCATTACACTATCATAATCCTCATAAAACTCAAAAGCTTCCCTCATAAAATTCATAAAATTAGGAGAAGGTACACAATCATCTTCCAAAACTACTAATTTATCATAACCAAATTTAAAAACTTTGCTCACACCGTATATTATAGATTCAGCTAATCCTCTGTTTTTTTCAGCAAACTCAAATTCAACTTCACACCAATTAATGTTACATACTATTTCTCTTATCTTTTTCACTTTTGGTAAATCGGCTTCTGTCCTGGGGCCATCCGAAAATACATATAACTTTTCCACATTATTTCCCTTTAATCCTTCTAAAACCTTTAAAGTATGTTCAGGTCTATTGTAAACAAACAACACAACTGGAATTGGAGTCATTATTTATTTTCTCCTTTTTTTATATTTTTTATATAATAATATAAACTTGTAATCATCCCTGCAAAAAGAAACACACTCTTTGAAGTTGACAAAGTAAAACTCGTTTGTCTGTAAATAAAAACAAACAAAAAAAGGCAAATTAACCAAAACCCAAATTTTTCTTTAATTAATAACTTAATATTTAAAAATATAGTAGTAAAGAAAAGCAGCATTATAGAAAAACCCATAATACCAGTAGTCGCCAACAACTCCAAAAAAACATTATGGGAATAAACTTTATTTATCCCAGCTCCAAATATAGGGTTTTCTTTAAAAAATCTAATGCTCTCTGAATAAACATCAAAACGACCAATATACTTATGTGAACCAGTAACAGAAGGGTCATTAATGATATTGTATAAAGAAAATCTTGAAATTGTTGGGAATTTAGTTAACAAATAGGGGTTGGTGGTTATTGTTATATAAGTATATATTAAGAAAACAGTTAACAATAATAAGTATATTCTCTTTTTTAAAGGTAAGAGAACAAATAGAAAAAGTAAGATAGATAAAATTGTAGAAAAGAAAGCCCCCCTACTACCTACAATAGCGATCATCGTAAATAACCCTATAATTACATTTGTAATTCCCCATTTATTTTTGCTTATCCCTTTTTCATCAAATAAATTTATCAAGGAAAAAATACCCAAAAGTTCTCCTATAGCTACAGGATGTGTATCACCAACAGTTACTCTGTATTGGTTAGAACCATTCAAAAAATTTATAATAATAGCTATTAAAAGTACATATCCACATATATTAATTATTCTTTTTATAAATTCGTAATCTCTTTCTCTCTGTATATTTACATAACGGCCGATAAAAAAAGCAGCAAGGGATCCCAATATTACCTTGATTGCTTCCATTGGTTCTGATATGAAAATAGAATGAATTAATATATATATTATAAATGTTAAAATTAAATAGTCTTCCAATCTCAAGATTTTTACATTATTATTTTTTAATACTAGGAAAAGAATCACTGAACATAGAATAAAAAAGGTGGGTATCGTCATCTCAACATTATTAGAAAGAATAGCTTCTATAGCGTAACTATAAATAAATATGACTATTAAGATTAGTACAACTCTATTTTCAAATTCTTTAAATTTCATATCGTAATACTCCCTCAAAAATTTATGCAAACCATGCAGCGTTTAAAATCACACATTCCAAAAATTCATGAAAAGTTTGATACTGTAACGAACCATTTGGATGGTCCTCAGTATAAATACATGAATTCCTCTACGTCTTTCTGTACATATAATACTTGCTTCAGGATAAATCCTTTTATTAAAAACATAGATCATCTTGGTATTATGTCAAAAATACAGGTACATCAAATAGATATTTTTTCCATCTTTTTATTTATCATTATGAACGTGTTGCAAAACGTATAATAAGCGCATAAACGAACTAAAAATCCCACCCTTTTGGAAATAAAATATAGCAACCCAAAAATACAATCCAAAGGGTAGGCCATTCTAGTTATTTTAAATTTTATCACATAATATACAATGTCTAGCACAATGATCTCTTTTACAGATTTTGTTCTAATACATCAATCATTTTTCTTTATCCAGATCACCTTATGTGACAAGTCTTTCTCCAATTTTAAGAAAATTGATGTTGAAATCTTTGTTTATAAAACTTATTTTTATTCTATCTTTACGTAAATTAGTACAACTACTTGAATAGATTCTGCTATTTTCATTGTATCTGTGGGTTAACAAAAATTCTACGCATTTTTACGTTTTCGCATATAGGTACATCGTTTCAAGAAAAAAGATTTTCTGCTTTCAACGCCTAACCTCTCAAAGATTTAGGCGTGCGGTACCACAAGTAATCATATCGACGATACAATTCTCCAAAGCAGTCTCTAGGACTCTACAGGTGGTGAAAAACCAATCGATACAACTTGATTCAAAGGCTATAAATTGCATCTATGTACGACAAAAGAGGGAACTATCAGCCGTTGCTTCAAAAAATTCCACAAATTGCAGAACAAACAAAAATCCTCTTCGTTTTCTCTATCCATCGTTGAAATGGAGGGAGAAAAAATGTCCATACTCGAGTTATCCCTCAGTTTCTGGAGATAGAATGGGAAAATAACTTTTTCAAGTCTTCAACAAAATTCAACATACGTCCAATTAGTGAAAGAATGCTGAACTAGAAAGGCTATGTTGTTATAAGGTTAATCGACCTATTTATTGTATGGTTCATTGTAAAATTAAATGCAACAAAATAAATATACAAAAGCCACGATAATTCCGTTATGATGAAGTCGACACAAACCCATACATAACAGGAGGAATACCATGGCTCGCTCTCATCATAACACAACTCGTACCTTTTCGCATCTCACCGTTTTTGATCGTGGTCAGATCCAAGTGCTTCGCAATCAGGGAAAGTCATTGCAGGAAATCGCGGACATCATCGGCTGTCATAAGTCTACGATCTCCCGAGAGTTGAAGCGAGGAACTGTGACAGAGCGACAGGCTGATCTGACCAAGTATCAAGCATACTTTGCCGATGTGGCCAACGTGTCTATGAATCGAACCGTTCCCGTTGTTGTGCGAAGTATAAGCTGATCCAGACCACGGATTTCATTCATTTCGCCGTGCGAAGATCCGTGATGATCATTGGTCTCCTGATGCCGTTTGCGGCTATGCCAAGACCTTGTACCGCTAAATCGACCTTGGTCTGCTTCCAATCAAGAACATTGATCTACCTTTAAAAGTGTCCCGCAACACCAAGAAAAAGCGAACACGGCAACATAAGAAGAGGCTAGGCACAAGCATTTAACAGCATCCCCGACATATCAATGAACGTCTGGAATTCGGCCACTGGGAAATCGATACCGTCTTAGGCACCAACAAAAAAGGAGCGGCGCTACTCACATTGACCGAACGCAAGACGCGCAAAGAACACATCCTGAAGATCGATCGCATGACGGCGGAATGCGTGAAGCAAGCCATACAGGAAGTGAAGCAACAGTATGGANCCGTATTCTNAACCGTGTTCAAAACGATCACATCAGACAATGGAGCTGAATTCAGTGAACTCAGCCAGGCTATCGAATCCGAGGTGTATTACACACATCCTTACACATCATGTGAACGAGGAACCAATGAACGCCACAACGGACTCATTCGTCGATTTATTCCAAAAGGCAAGCCCATTGAGGATATCGATCCATCGCCATTATCGATGTAGAGAACTGGTGTAACACCCTCCCCAGGAAGATCCTGGAATATCGTTCACCAAACGATGCGTTTCATGAAGAGTTTCGAAACATCGCTTGATCATAACCATATTTTGGATTACTGGGAGATGTTGCATTTATTATTGCAAATTAAGCTATTTATTGTATCCACAATTTTAAGTCTTTAGTGTAGCTTTTCAACACCATATACTATATATAGAAGTCGTTTACATTAGTTTCCAAACTCCATAACCTTTTTCTTAAAAAACAGAATTATCTTATCTATCTCCTGTATTTTTAACATCTTAAGTAAGAAAATGTAAACTACTAAACTACAAAAAATTGTAAGAAAAAATCTCAAAAACTCATTAAAATCATAAATACTGATAGATCTATAAATCATATACCCCAATATATTGGCTACAACACTCGAAGATATTATCTTCAAAATATAGCTGATACTAATAAGTACTTTATACTGAAAATTTAGCTTTAAGTATGTTTTTAGCAAATATATAAACGAAAAAAACATCCCAATTGTATTAGCAATTGCTATAGATATATGACCAATATGTGGAATTAAAACTACACAAATAATAACAAATGAGATTACAAAAATAGTAGATGCTATTATTGTATTTTTATAGACTTGATGACTAAACATTAACCTATTAAGGAAGTCTTTTAATACAATAAATACTATACCACATGCGAAATAAAATAATGCATCAGAAGTCATTATAGTTGCATTTTGATCAAAGGCGCCCCTTTCAAAAATTATCTTTACTACTTCTCTTTTATACATAACTAATATTGTTATTACTGGAATTAATGATAGGACTATAAATTTAAATGTATTAGTAACAATATTGTTTATGTCGTGAACATTTCCTTTATCCACACTATTAATAATTGTTGGATAGCTTGCATTTATGATTGAAGCTCCTACAACAGTCACAGGTAACATAATTAACCTTGTTGCGTAATTCAAAGCTGCAACACTTCCTGTTTGCATTTGGGAAGCGAAGAATCGAGATATAAGTATACCTAATTGATCCACCAATGTTATTGATAAAATCGGTAGAAACATATAAAATGTACTACTTACTTCAGACTTAGATAAATTTATATGAAAATAATATCTAAATCCATGTTTTTTTAGTTTTGGATATTGTATAAATAATTGTACAATAGTACCAAATAAATACCCTATAGCTATTGCATACACGCCGATAGACTTTGAAAATACTATAATAAATACAATTACAATAACATTATTAACTACTGGTAAAAAAGCTGGAATAGTAAAAGAATTATAGGTATTTAGAATACTCGTTTGCATAAAAGAAAGCGCATAAAATAAGAGAGCAAGAAATAATATTAACGTTAAATGCTGTACCAGTTTTAAGTTTGATAAATCATTAACAAATATCATCAATATTTGTTTACTAAAAAACATAAAAACAACACCAATACAAAATAAAGATACAAAAATTAAATTTGCAATACTACTAATGAAATTCCAAGCTTCTTGCTCACTAGATGAATTTCTTTTCTTTATATAAACAGGAATAAATACCCCAATGAAGATACTACATATTATAGATTGAAAAAAATTAGGAATTGTACTAGCTATTAAATAAGCATCAATTTCTTTTCCAACCCCTAAAAATGAAGCTACATAGACCTCCCTAAGAAATCCTAACAAACTGCTCAAGAAACTTCCAATTAATAACACAAAAGCACTAGATACGATAATATTATTTTTCATTACTATTCACTCTTAACAGTTTTTTATTTTTTATTTATAAAGACAAATAACTTTAATTTTGAAACTATCTTAAAATCACTCTAGAATAAGCTTCTAATGTTTTACTTGCCACATGATCCCATGTAAAGTTATTTAAAATGTGCCATTTTAAGTTCTCATCTTTTTTCTTATTCAAAGAACTTAACACACCTCTTTTTAATGACTCGTAGTCTCGTGGCTTTACATAATCAGCATAATCCCCAAAATATTCTTTAGTCCCTCCAACTTCAGTTATAACAATTCTTGAACCTGCTAAACCTGCTTCAAGTGCTACTAATCCTGGTGTTTCAAAATCTGATGGTAACACTAAAGAATGTGCTGCAGCATAAGCAGATGCAAGAAGGTCATGATCATGATTTAAATGAGGGATGTGTATAATATGTTTACATCTTTGCATATAATCATATATACTTTTTGATTTTTTTGTATTCCCCAACTCTCCAATAAGAACTAGTGGAATTTTTTCCTCATAAGCTAATCTTGCTAACAAATCATAATTTTTTCTATGTGATAGTGTTCCCACACCTAATAAAAAATCTTTTATTCCATACTTCGAATAAAAATAATCTGGATTAGCGTCTTTAAATTTTGTATCAACCCCATTAGGTACAACAAATATCTTCTCAGGACTTACTCCCCATGCTTTTTGTATATAATTTGCTTCTGCTTTTGAATTTGGTAATATAATCTTAGCTATCATTGATAACTTTTTCCCCATTTTATTTGAAGAATATAAATGATTGATTTTATTTAATATTTTATTCTGAAGTCGTAAAAAATACGGATTAATCTCTCTATAATAAACTGATGATAATATGACATTTCCACCTTTTCTATGAACAGCTTCCCCTAAATAATACGTTCTTAAATCTGCTCCAAATAGATGGAAGTATTGTAGATCTTCACGTTTATATTCCTTCCATTGATCAAATAACTCTACCTTTACACCTTTTTTTTCAAGAGCTTCTTTTGTTTTTATTAACTGAGTATATATTCCGCCTTTAAAAATAGAAATACTATGAAAACTACCAAATATCACCCGATCCATTTTTGAATATCCTTTCTAGATTATGATCATTTCTCTAAAAATTCGCTTAATTCTATTTAAATCCCCATCCACCATCATCTTTACTAATTCCTTAAAACTCACATCCTACTTCCAATTCAATTTCTTCTTCACTTCATACAGTCCCCCTAATGGAAGATCTACCTTCACTGGTCTCATAAAACTTTGATATTATACCACAAATCCTTACAATCTAATCCTACATAAGAGAACATAATTTCCACTAACTCACGTACTGTGTGTATCATCTGTCACAATGACATAGTCATTTGACTCGTCTTGTTACAACATTAACCACATTGCATTTACATAATCACCGATAATCCCCCGGTACGTTTTACATCCAAGTGACCGGGGAGTTCTCATAAAAGTCTGTTAAGTTTATTACTTAATTTTTAAGTTTTCATGAATCTATTCATGTACTCTTAATCAAACACCTTCTTGAACTTATCTTCCTTTTCGACCTTCTTCATATCCGCTTCCACCATAATACGGACTAACTCTTCAAACGGAGTTTTTGTCGGATTCCATCCCAATAATGTCTTTGCCTTTGTTGGATCTCCTAATAATTGATCCACTTCAGCCGGCCGGAAATATTTCGGATCAACTTCGATTAATACGCGACCGGTGGCTTTGTCAATCCCTTTTTCGTTTAATCCTTCGCCTTTCCACTCAAGATCAATTCCTGCATATTTAAACGCCAAAGTCGCAAATTCCCGTACTGAGTGCATCTCTCCTGTAGCTATGACGAAATCTTCAGGAGTATCATGCTGCAACATTAACCACATGCATTCCACATAATCTTTTGCGTATCCCCAGTCGCGAAGGGCATCCAGATTGCCTAAATATAATTTGTCTTGTTTTCCTTGCGCGATGCGTGCTGCAGCCAAGGTAATCTTACGCGTGACGAATGTTTCGCCGCGCCTTTCTGATTCATGGTTAAACAAAATTCCATTCACCGCAAACATTCCGTATGATTCACGATAGTTTTTCGTAATCCAATACGCATAAAGTTTCGCCACACCATAAGGCGAACGCGGATAAAATGGCGTTGTTTCCTTTTGGGGAACTTCCTGTACCTTTCCAAACAATTCGGAAGTAGATGCTTGATAAATGCGTGTTTTTGCTGTCAACCCCAAAATACGTACGGCTTCCAGAATACGCAATGTCCCTAATGCGTCTACATCGGCCGTATATTCCGGCATGTCAAAAGATACGCGAACATGTGATTGAGCGGCTAAGTTATAAATTTCATCCGGACGAATTTCGCTGATTAAACGTATGACATTGGAGGTATCCGTAATATCACCGTAATGTAAGTGGAAATTTTTATTGCGTTTTAACGCATCTGCCTCTTCTTGAGACAGAATATCTTCTAAACGCTCTTGGTTATAGGATGAACTGCGACGAATAATGCCATGTACTTCATATCCTTTTTCTAGTAAAAACTCGGCTAAGAAAGATCCATCTTGTCCTGTTACCCCTGTAATTAATGCTCGTTTCATTGTATCCTCCATTTTTTTAATTTGTTTGTCCTGCTACATTTTCTAAGAACCATTGATACACTTTCTGCAAACCTTCATCCAACGAAATGCTTGCTTTCCAGCCTAATGCATTGATCCTTGACACATCTACCAGTTTCCGCGGCGTGCCATCCGGTTTTGATGTATCAAATTTTATTTCACCTTGATAGCCAACCACATTTTTTATTTTTTCCGCTAATTCTTTAATCGAAATATCCTTGCCGACACCAATATTGATAATTTCATTGCCTTCATAGTTTTTCATTAAAAAGATACATGCATCTGCCAGATCATCCGAGTACAAAAATTCACGTCTCGGTGTGCCAGTTCCCCATACTTCGACATAGGGAGCATTATTTTCTTTTGCTTCATGGAACTTGCGAATTAATGCCGGTAATACATGAGACGTATGTAAATCAAAATTATCATTTGGTCCATATAAATTCGTCGGCATGACTGAAATATATTTCGTACCGTATTGGCGGTTATACGACTGGCACATTTTAATACCGGCAATCTTTGCAATGGCATATGGTTCATTCGTTGGCTCCAATTCGCCTGTCAATAAATATTCCTCTTTTAACGGCT includes:
- a CDS encoding O-antigen ligase family protein, giving the protein MKFKEFENRVVLILIVIFIYSYAIEAILSNNVEMTIPTFFILCSVILFLVLKNNNVKILRLEDYLILTFIIYILIHSIFISEPMEAIKVILGSLAAFFIGRYVNIQRERDYEFIKRIINICGYVLLIAIIINFLNGSNQYRVTVGDTHPVAIGELLGIFSLINLFDEKGISKNKWGITNVIIGLFTMIAIVGSRGAFFSTILSILLFLFVLLPLKKRIYLLLLTVFLIYTYITITTNPYLLTKFPTISRFSLYNIINDPSVTGSHKYIGRFDVYSESIRFFKENPIFGAGINKVYSHNVFLELLATTGIMGFSIMLLFFTTIFLNIKLLIKEKFGFWLICLFLFVFIYRQTSFTLSTSKSVFLFAGMITSLYYYIKNIKKGENK
- the murJ gene encoding murein biosynthesis integral membrane protein MurJ translates to MKNNIIVSSAFVLLIGSFLSSLLGFLREVYVASFLGVGKEIDAYLIASTIPNFFQSIICSIFIGVFIPVYIKKRNSSSEQEAWNFISSIANLIFVSLFCIGVVFMFFSKQILMIFVNDLSNLKLVQHLTLILFLALLFYALSFMQTSILNTYNSFTIPAFLPVVNNVIVIVFIIVFSKSIGVYAIAIGYLFGTIVQLFIQYPKLKKHGFRYYFHINLSKSEVSSTFYMFLPILSITLVDQLGILISRFFASQMQTGSVAALNYATRLIMLPVTVVGASIINASYPTIINSVDKGNVHDINNIVTNTFKFIVLSLIPVITILVMYKREVVKIIFERGAFDQNATIMTSDALFYFACGIVFIVLKDFLNRLMFSHQVYKNTIIASTIFVISFVIICVVLIPHIGHISIAIANTIGMFFSFIYLLKTYLKLNFQYKVLISISYILKIISSSVVANILGYMIYRSISIYDFNEFLRFFLTIFCSLVVYIFLLKMLKIQEIDKIILFFKKKVMEFGN
- a CDS encoding glycosyltransferase family 4 protein; translated protein: MDRVIFGSFHSISIFKGGIYTQLIKTKEALEKKGVKVELFDQWKEYKREDLQYFHLFGADLRTYYLGEAVHRKGGNVILSSVYYREINPYFLRLQNKILNKINHLYSSNKMGKKLSMIAKIILPNSKAEANYIQKAWGVSPEKIFVVPNGVDTKFKDANPDYFYSKYGIKDFLLGVGTLSHRKNYDLLARLAYEEKIPLVLIGELGNTKKSKSIYDYMQRCKHIIHIPHLNHDHDLLASAYAAAHSLVLPSDFETPGLVALEAGLAGSRIVITEVGGTKEYFGDYADYVKPRDYESLKRGVLSSLNKKKDENLKWHILNNFTWDHVASKTLEAYSRVILR
- the gmd gene encoding GDP-mannose 4,6-dehydratase; this translates as MKRALITGVTGQDGSFLAEFLLEKGYEVHGIIRRSSSYNQERLEDILSQEEADALKRNKNFHLHYGDITDTSNVIRLISEIRPDEIYNLAAQSHVRVSFDMPEYTADVDALGTLRILEAVRILGLTAKTRIYQASTSELFGKVQEVPQKETTPFYPRSPYGVAKLYAYWITKNYRESYGMFAVNGILFNHESERRGETFVTRKITLAAARIAQGKQDKLYLGNLDALRDWGYAKDYVECMWLMLQHDTPEDFVIATGEMHSVREFATLAFKYAGIDLEWKGEGLNEKGIDKATGRVLIEVDPKYFRPAEVDQLLGDPTKAKTLLGWNPTKTPFEELVRIMVEADMKKVEKEDKFKKVFD
- the fcl gene encoding GDP-L-fucose synthase encodes the protein MEKNSKIYVAGHRGLVGSAIVRKLREKGYQNLVYRTRKELDLRDKNQVDEFFEREQPDYVFLAAAKVGGIVANNEYPADFIRDNLMIQTNVIDAAYRNGVKKLLFLGSTCIYPKFAPQPLKEEYLLTGELEPTNEPYAIAKIAGIKMCQSYNRQYGTKYISVMPTNLYGPNDNFDLHTSHVLPALIRKFHEAKENNAPYVEVWGTGTPRREFLYSDDLADACIFLMKNYEGNEIINIGVGKDISIKELAEKIKNVVGYQGEIKFDTSKPDGTPRKLVDVSRINALGWKASISLDEGLQKVYQWFLENVAGQTN